Genomic DNA from Prunus persica cultivar Lovell chromosome G1, Prunus_persica_NCBIv2, whole genome shotgun sequence:
GTCCTACGATGCCCTTCGCACGTTTGTCAACTACCTGTACACAGCTGAGGTATGCCTTGATGAGGATATGGCCTGCGACCTGCTAATACTGGCTGAAAAATACCAGGTGCAGCATCTCAAGGACTATTGTGAAAAGTTCTTGGTGTCCAAGCTGAATTGGGACAATTCAGTTATGAACTACACCTTTGCGCACCAGCACAATGCCAAGCATATCATCGACGCAGCCTTGACATTGATCACAGACAACATGGACAAGCTTACTACCCGGGAGGAGTACGTGGAGCTAGTGGAGAAAGATCCACGACTCGTTGTTGAAATATATGAAGCTTATCTCTCCAAACAGGTCAATACTGCTGCCCAGAAAGATTCTTCCCGGAAGACATAGTCTAGTGAGCGAATTCCTCTTACCCTGACCTGAGCTTTCGATCAGTGTTCGTTTTCTCTGTATATTTAGTATAGATGaactaaaaaatatacaaatatcAGGCGGTAAATTTTGTGGTAGCACATGGAACATAAATTGTATGCatgtagtttttgttttcaaatgagCATTTTGGAGCCTTTCTTATTCTTACCGGTGGCATAATTGGAGCTAGCTTTTGTTACTCTGGACTGTATCTGGTGGCATAATTTGTCGTTAAGTTAATGATCTGTGTGCAGATTGGCACTATTCTATGTGAAAGTTGTTCAACAGCTAATGTAATGCAGTGCTGGAAAAGGGCATCAGTGTGTGCACATTTGACCATCGATCCTATTGTGTGCAGTTGATGTACTTGAAGAAAGTTTTGCACTTGACCATCCTATTGTTTGCAgtcctttataaaaaaatcttatcGACAAAAAGAGAACTTTAACTTGGGATAAACTAGAAGTTCATGTACACCGGTTAAAATTCAAGTACCAATAGTGAAAAAAATTCTTCATAAATGGAGCCTCACCGTATTCCTTATCTTCCAATATtacttgtttgtgttttttttcccacgATTTTCAACAAGCAGTTTAAAATAtagatataattattttttttccaaagttaGGAAGGAGAATGGgagttttctcacacacactgcAAAGATGTCATGAATGTTAAGATCATTGATATGCAAGtcagtgtttttattttaaactcGGCTAGTCCCTATTggcaaaaatattaattttaacaaactaaaaataaaaatatgaaatgttattgcaaataatttttttaccatttttaaaaaaatgtcattttaatctttaaattttaaaatcaatcaatattatctttattattattatttatttatttttctacaaaTGAAATTGAAGCGTAGTGGC
This window encodes:
- the LOC18791550 gene encoding BTB/POZ domain-containing protein At4g08455 encodes the protein MKCISCQDLYDEDAAGTCKECYEEANETEEELKREIDELKAKVAFLKFWSPTPSARSHPASFSDVVLVASEDTSAGAPVAVPAHKAVLVSRSPVFRAMLENEMEESLSGTIKIGDVSYDALRTFVNYLYTAEVCLDEDMACDLLILAEKYQVQHLKDYCEKFLVSKLNWDNSVMNYTFAHQHNAKHIIDAALTLITDNMDKLTTREEYVELVEKDPRLVVEIYEAYLSKQVNTAAQKDSSRKT